A genome region from Natranaeroarchaeum sulfidigenes includes the following:
- a CDS encoding archease, giving the protein MSYELREHTADIAVEATGETFAAVAAAVADGLAAAMCESVPEDGDRFDLSVTAESREALLFEYLDELIYERDVRSVLPVDNEATIAECDGEWTLEGSARGIPLSAVTAREVKAVTYSEMVVEARKGEWYAYVVFDV; this is encoded by the coding sequence GTGAGCTACGAACTGCGTGAGCACACGGCCGACATCGCGGTCGAGGCGACGGGTGAGACGTTCGCCGCCGTCGCGGCGGCAGTTGCTGACGGGTTGGCCGCGGCGATGTGTGAGTCGGTACCCGAAGACGGCGATCGGTTCGATCTCTCCGTCACTGCCGAGAGTCGGGAAGCGCTCCTGTTCGAGTATCTCGACGAACTCATCTACGAACGGGACGTCCGGTCAGTCCTGCCGGTCGATAACGAGGCAACCATCGCCGAATGCGACGGGGAGTGGACGCTCGAGGGCTCCGCGCGGGGCATTCCCCTGTCCGCCGTGACCGCTCGGGAGGTCAAAGCGGTCACCTACTCGGAGATGGTCGTCGAAGCGCGTAAGGGGGAGTGGTACGCCTACGTGGTCTTTGACGTCTGA
- a CDS encoding METTL5 family protein, protein MSTKRQLAQQLGVVGGFDDPSVELEQYRTPPDLAAHLVHIADLQGDVDGRTVLDLGTGTGMLVLGAALRGPKRAIGVDIDRGALATARQNERRVGTTTDIGWVHADATRAPLCIEDAVVLMNPPFGAQDGNEHADRAFLRTASEVASVSYSIHNADSQEFVEAFAADNGGEVTRAFRAELDLDRQFEFHREDRHVVDAEVFRTEWD, encoded by the coding sequence ATGAGCACGAAACGACAGCTCGCCCAGCAACTCGGTGTCGTGGGAGGATTCGACGATCCGTCGGTGGAGCTGGAGCAGTACAGGACGCCGCCCGATCTGGCTGCGCATCTGGTTCACATAGCGGACCTGCAGGGCGACGTCGACGGTCGGACCGTACTCGACCTCGGGACGGGGACGGGGATGCTCGTGCTTGGTGCGGCGCTTCGCGGTCCGAAGCGAGCGATCGGCGTCGATATTGATCGCGGGGCGCTCGCTACTGCCCGGCAGAACGAACGCCGCGTCGGTACGACCACGGACATCGGCTGGGTGCACGCCGACGCGACCCGTGCGCCCCTCTGTATCGAAGATGCCGTCGTACTGATGAACCCGCCCTTTGGCGCACAGGACGGGAACGAACACGCGGATCGCGCGTTCCTCCGGACGGCGAGCGAGGTCGCTTCTGTCTCGTACTCGATTCACAACGCCGACAGTCAGGAGTTCGTCGAGGCTTTTGCTGCCGACAACGGTGGCGAGGTGACGCGGGCGTTCCGCGCCGAACTCGACCTCGACCGACAGTTCGAGTTCCATCGCGAGGACCGACACGTCGTCGACGCCGAAGTGTTCCGGACCGAGTGGGACTAG
- a CDS encoding GNAT family N-acetyltransferase: MSVNVDSRVVAPGDDELMGDAWRLKERIRSEEGVLKQRRGFFTDAYRRSTVHVFLAGDELVGFATVRRDGYILFLAVSPDFRGEGFGERLVARVADEHGSVTCHARATNEDALKFYESLGFEIKRRIENYYEDGGDAYYLKLGDSESITKRLSELVRRR, encoded by the coding sequence GTGAGCGTCAACGTCGATTCGCGCGTCGTTGCCCCCGGCGACGACGAACTTATGGGTGATGCCTGGCGACTTAAAGAGCGGATCCGCAGCGAAGAGGGTGTGCTCAAACAGCGACGCGGCTTCTTCACCGACGCATACCGGCGCTCGACGGTCCACGTCTTCCTCGCCGGTGATGAACTCGTCGGCTTCGCGACGGTCCGACGTGACGGCTACATCCTGTTTCTCGCCGTCTCCCCCGATTTCCGCGGTGAGGGCTTCGGCGAACGTCTCGTCGCCCGCGTCGCCGACGAACACGGGTCGGTAACCTGCCACGCCCGTGCGACTAACGAGGACGCACTCAAGTTCTACGAGTCGCTCGGCTTCGAGATCAAACGTCGTATCGAGAACTATTACGAGGATGGCGGCGACGCCTACTATCTCAAACTCGGCGACAGCGAAAGTATCACGAAACGGCTGAGCGAACTCGTCAGGCGGCGCTAA
- a CDS encoding zf-TFIIB domain-containing protein produces the protein MDCPRCSATLKTYTLEGHQAEVCESCGYAGVAVDHASEPEEFETWQDAMARFRGE, from the coding sequence ATGGACTGTCCACGCTGCTCTGCGACGCTGAAAACCTACACTCTGGAGGGGCATCAGGCGGAGGTCTGTGAGTCATGTGGCTATGCTGGGGTTGCTGTAGACCACGCGAGCGAACCCGAGGAGTTCGAGACCTGGCAGGACGCAATGGCCAGATTCCGCGGAGAGTAG
- a CDS encoding DoxX family protein: MTLSGPRRPSVLAASIVASLVLWLSFAGSASAHEEYVVDQEQDVTVTEFLGDALSDPFVVGPLVAGAIGVLAVIVAYLYVQPLQQDIGAFRAAMVEYTEYVPWLLRISFGIPLIGAGFSGYFITPALEIELRILQVALGFLLLFGFATRIVALIGLVIYVGAAAVYPILLLQLEMVGGLATLALVGSGKPSADHVFQRLAGTPGTVYGRLDVVHDLAQRGQEWIRPYERFFPTVARVGLGVTFIYLGVSQKILRPGIGLEVVDHYDLTGVIPVAPELWVLGAGLTETALGIALILGLFTRAGAATAITMFALTLFALPDDPVLAHVALFGMASVLLIGGSGPLALDNRVETLASAIGGGRENAPDIAT; this comes from the coding sequence ATGACATTGTCCGGTCCTCGACGCCCCTCGGTGCTGGCGGCGTCGATCGTCGCCTCGCTCGTCCTCTGGCTTTCATTCGCTGGCTCCGCGAGCGCCCACGAAGAGTATGTCGTTGATCAAGAGCAGGACGTTACCGTTACCGAGTTTCTCGGAGACGCACTGTCTGATCCGTTCGTCGTCGGGCCGCTCGTCGCCGGGGCCATCGGCGTTCTCGCAGTGATCGTCGCGTATCTCTACGTCCAGCCGTTACAGCAGGATATCGGCGCGTTCCGGGCCGCGATGGTCGAGTACACCGAGTACGTCCCGTGGCTGCTGCGGATCTCCTTTGGTATTCCACTGATCGGTGCTGGCTTTAGCGGCTACTTCATTACCCCGGCGCTCGAAATCGAGCTCCGGATTCTTCAGGTAGCGCTCGGCTTCCTGTTGCTCTTTGGCTTTGCTACCCGGATCGTCGCGCTGATCGGACTGGTTATTTACGTCGGCGCTGCGGCCGTCTACCCGATTTTGTTACTCCAACTGGAGATGGTCGGCGGGCTGGCAACCCTCGCGCTGGTTGGGAGCGGTAAGCCGAGCGCAGACCACGTCTTCCAGCGCCTTGCCGGGACGCCGGGGACGGTCTACGGCCGACTCGACGTGGTCCACGATCTCGCCCAGCGGGGGCAGGAGTGGATTCGACCGTACGAGCGGTTCTTTCCGACCGTCGCCCGGGTCGGCCTCGGCGTCACGTTCATCTATCTTGGCGTCAGTCAGAAGATCCTCCGGCCCGGTATCGGGCTCGAAGTCGTCGATCACTACGATCTCACCGGGGTCATCCCCGTTGCACCCGAACTGTGGGTGCTCGGTGCGGGTCTCACCGAGACGGCACTGGGTATCGCCCTGATTCTCGGGCTGTTTACACGTGCGGGCGCAGCCACGGCCATCACGATGTTCGCTCTGACCCTATTTGCCCTGCCCGACGATCCGGTGCTCGCACACGTTGCTCTCTTCGGAATGGCGTCGGTGCTGCTGATCGGTGGGAGCGGGCCCCTCGCGCTTGATAATCGGGTCGAGACGCTCGCGTCGGCCATCGGTGGAGGCCGTGAAAATGCCCCGGACATAGCAACGTGA
- a CDS encoding 30S ribosomal protein S13: MSAEEPQDEIEDDEDLRYFVRIGQTDLDGTKSVERSLIEMNGIGRRTARIIADKAGVDRQATFGRLDDDEIDAVVDVVDEYAEEVPDWLTNRQRDFFSGETSHKVGNDLNMKRRHDINRMKMISSYKGVRHNRGQKVRGQRTKSTGRTEGTIGVNVEELREEAAEEAAEAEGDDE, from the coding sequence ATGAGTGCAGAAGAACCACAGGACGAAATCGAGGACGACGAGGACCTTCGGTATTTCGTCCGCATCGGGCAGACCGATCTTGATGGGACCAAGAGCGTCGAACGCTCGCTCATCGAGATGAACGGCATCGGCCGTCGGACGGCCCGAATCATTGCGGACAAAGCCGGTGTCGACCGACAGGCAACGTTCGGTCGACTGGACGACGACGAGATCGACGCGGTCGTCGATGTCGTCGACGAGTACGCCGAGGAAGTCCCCGACTGGCTAACGAATCGCCAGCGGGACTTTTTCTCGGGCGAAACGAGTCACAAGGTCGGCAACGACCTCAACATGAAGCGCCGTCACGACATCAACCGGATGAAGATGATCAGCTCTTACAAAGGCGTTCGACACAACCGTGGCCAGAAGGTACGCGGCCAGCGGACCAAGTCCACTGGACGTACCGAGGGGACCATCGGCGTCAACGTCGAAGAGCTTCGTGAAGAGGCCGCCGAAGAAGCAGCAGAAGCCGAGGGGGATGACGAATAA
- a CDS encoding rhomboid family intramembrane serine protease, whose translation MVLPSWALGGSLVFVFAIALGAVVYLDRPGGRWGRRVRSRLLLGIPWGTLVSIIFVLSVYLFLQDGLSNWSDPLVIPYRSWSYFYPTGWLTSGFAHASPGHIIGNLTSAIVLAPIAEYAWGHFPDERGTQSFGSWQTNPWIRAFLVFPAVVLLVGLATSLFALGPVIGFSGVVFAFAGFAIVHYPIVTIVGILVSRVAGTVLQGLLDPIVVATTSPSAPSAPSWATIAIQGHALGFLLGIVLGLFVLYRRDRRPNAARLLGATVIFGVVQGLHLVYWFRGGGEYVLFRGPGVALVVILALLVTLAVTASERRFVRSTTRRGVALTLVILAVAALAGPAIIPNLAVVENADLGEDAVTVEDYQITYDEEVLNEMVYVGEIELFGESTAVNTSGVIVTSEDREIWMTHTSKQGLEFRGSTEVKVGGPGWSETVPVERTGWTPTGNESVYQVAVGEEERSVFASEEKRASPRIDGRSVSVVPGDGEFTLVVAEGDNELGRTELPAENETVDAGGLTFERDQAADRTVIVAERGDTSVEVARAERHGF comes from the coding sequence ATGGTGTTGCCCTCGTGGGCGCTCGGCGGGTCGCTCGTTTTCGTCTTCGCAATTGCGCTGGGAGCGGTCGTCTATCTCGACCGGCCGGGCGGTCGGTGGGGTCGTCGTGTCCGATCACGCCTCCTGCTCGGGATTCCATGGGGAACGCTCGTCTCCATCATCTTTGTCCTCTCGGTCTACCTGTTCTTGCAGGACGGCCTCTCGAACTGGTCCGATCCGCTGGTGATTCCCTACCGGTCGTGGTCGTACTTCTATCCCACCGGCTGGCTTACCTCCGGCTTTGCCCACGCCAGTCCCGGCCACATCATCGGGAACCTCACCAGCGCCATCGTTCTGGCACCGATCGCGGAGTACGCGTGGGGGCATTTTCCGGACGAGCGTGGCACCCAGTCGTTCGGTTCGTGGCAAACGAATCCGTGGATCCGCGCATTTCTCGTCTTTCCGGCGGTCGTTTTGCTAGTCGGTCTCGCCACGAGCCTGTTCGCGCTCGGTCCAGTCATCGGCTTTTCGGGCGTCGTCTTCGCCTTCGCCGGGTTTGCGATCGTCCACTATCCGATCGTGACGATTGTCGGGATCCTCGTCTCGCGAGTCGCCGGGACGGTCCTCCAGGGATTGCTCGATCCGATCGTCGTGGCGACGACATCTCCGAGCGCGCCGTCAGCACCCTCGTGGGCAACGATCGCGATTCAGGGTCACGCGCTTGGGTTCCTGCTCGGAATCGTCCTCGGGCTGTTCGTGCTCTACCGTCGGGACAGACGCCCGAATGCCGCCCGACTGCTCGGGGCGACGGTGATCTTCGGCGTCGTGCAGGGGTTACATCTGGTCTACTGGTTCCGCGGCGGCGGCGAGTACGTGCTCTTTCGTGGCCCCGGCGTCGCACTGGTAGTCATCCTCGCGTTGCTCGTCACGCTCGCGGTGACAGCCTCCGAGCGGCGGTTCGTGCGCTCGACGACACGCCGCGGTGTCGCCCTCACGCTCGTGATCCTCGCGGTCGCCGCGCTCGCTGGTCCCGCCATCATCCCCAACCTCGCGGTCGTCGAGAACGCGGATCTGGGTGAGGACGCGGTGACCGTGGAGGACTATCAGATCACCTACGACGAGGAGGTCCTAAACGAGATGGTGTACGTCGGCGAGATCGAACTGTTCGGTGAGAGTACGGCTGTGAACACCAGCGGCGTGATCGTCACCAGCGAGGATCGCGAGATCTGGATGACCCATACCTCGAAGCAGGGGCTCGAATTCAGGGGATCGACCGAGGTCAAAGTTGGCGGGCCGGGCTGGAGCGAGACGGTTCCCGTGGAACGAACGGGCTGGACTCCGACCGGCAACGAGAGCGTCTATCAGGTGGCAGTTGGCGAGGAGGAGCGATCCGTGTTCGCCTCGGAGGAAAAGCGCGCCTCCCCTCGAATCGACGGGCGAAGTGTCTCGGTCGTCCCCGGGGACGGTGAGTTCACCCTCGTCGTCGCGGAGGGAGACAACGAGCTCGGTCGCACGGAGCTACCGGCCGAAAACGAGACCGTAGATGCTGGAGGGCTCACCTTCGAGCGCGATCAGGCTGCTGATCGGACGGTGATCGTCGCCGAACGCGGCGACACGAGCGTCGAGGTCGCCCGCGCGGAACGTCACGGCTTCTAG